Genomic DNA from Oncorhynchus mykiss isolate Arlee chromosome 2, USDA_OmykA_1.1, whole genome shotgun sequence:
ACCTTAAAGAGGTACTGGTGCGAGACCCGATCAAAGGCTTTTTCAAAATCTAAATTTAGGACTACAAGCCGCATGTTTCTGTCTCTCGCATAACAGATGGCATCTCGGATCAGTATCAGGCTGTCCGTGATCTTCCTTCCGGGCACGGCACAGGTTTGGTCCGGGTGGATCACCTCCCCTAAAACAGAAGACATTCTGAGTGTTAAAACCTTGGTAAAAAGTTTACAATCAAAGTTTAAAAGGGTAATCGGTCTCCAGTTTTTCAGGTCCGTCCTGTCGTTTTTCTTATGTAAAAGAGTCACGATCCCCACTCTAAAACTGTCGGGTAGTCTGTCGAGGTGTTCGAAATCAGTAAAAACAGTCAGAAGTTCGTCGGCTAAAACATCCCAAAAGGTCAGATAAAACTCCAAAGGGAGGCCGTCCTCCCCCGGTGATTTACCTCTCTTAAAACGTTTCAGTCCTTGGTCGATTTCTGTCCTCGTCAGGTCTTTTTTCAGGTCGTCTGTATTGGGTAAGGTCTTGTCGATGTATGTTAAAAGGTCCCCCATTGTTCCCTCGCACACATCTTTTACCCCAAACAGTTCCCCATAAAAGTCCTCGACCACTTCCTTTATTCCCTCTGTGTCTGTTTTTAAAACCCCGTCCTTGTTTCTCAATCCTGTCATAATCCTACCCTTACTAATTATTTTCTTAAAAAAGTACCTAGTgcacttctccccctcttctaatTCCCTTTCCTTGCTTCTTAAAATAACCCCCTTGCTTCTCTGTTCTGCTAAAAGTGCCATTTCCTTCTTTACTTCTTTAATTTCTTGGTTAAAATCAAGGCCCTGTTGGCATAGGTTAAAATACCTTTCCAGTCGCTTTTGCAGTCCCACCATGCGTCTATCTTTTTCTCTGCTTTTTTCCTTTCCTATCTCTCTAAAGAAGGTCCTTGTCCTTTCCTTCACCATTTCCCACCACTGTGCTCGCGTGTCAAAGAAGTCCTGTAGCGTCTGCCACTGGCTGAACTGCTCTCTGTACTGACTAACTACTCTATCATCTTCTAGAAGGGAGCAGTTCAGTTTCCAGGGCCCTCTTCCCACAGTCACACCCGAAGATAGTGAAAGGGTGCACGTCAGCATTACGTGGTCTGAGAAGAAAGCAGGGGTTATTCTAGCATCAGTTGGGGGACAGTCCCGGGTAAACAGATAATCAATGCGAGAGGCTCTGGTGCCATCACCACTGGTCCAGGTGAAGCCCTCCTCTCTTGGATGCAGGGTTTTAAAACAGTCAGTCAGTTTAAAATCCCTGCACAGCACTTGCAATAAAACACTTGACCTGTCTACCTTAAAATCCCCTCCTGCCCCTCTCCTGTCTGCTCTGCTTAAAACACAATTAAAATCCCCACCCACCACTAGAGGATCCCTCCCTAGCATGTGGGACTGCAGGTCCTCTAAAAGTGCACACCGGTCATGTTTATCGTTAAAACCATACACGTTTAGCACGTTAAAATCCCtcactgataagaacagatttttttttttttggaaaaataatttttattttcatttcacaTTCAAATACAAATTCAGTGCATAACGTTGTACATAACATGGATACTTACAAACAGTATCAACAAGTACCGTAACAATATAAGAATATCAAAACTCCTAAAAAAAAGTGCTGTTCTGCAGAACCTGAGCAGTATTATTGGCCTATATTCAAGATTAACATGCCTCCAACAATCTCcaaaaacaatacaaacaattctatatataaaaatatatacatatatatacatatgccAAAATGCACTCTGGATAAAACTGTGTATATCAAATATCTACAAAGGCTTAGTTTACATTTCAATTGTACCTATGTAATACAACTATATATCGGTTATAAACACATTTACAATGACGGGTAAATCCCTTTCCATCTCTGTTTTACTGATGCAATGCCCCCCTTATCTATTTCAAATTGTATTATTTTCTTTTTTGACATTATTTTCCAAACTCACTTTAAGTACTTTAACTCATTTGGCGGCCTGTTTGGGAAACGATGGTCTCCAGTCGGAGGACTGTCCACCAAGATAGGGGTCGGGAAAACACTGTCCTCCTCCTCATGCTCCCCCTCCATCTGCGTGGGTGCTGGAACCCCACTGGGTGCCAGACCGCTGCTCTCGATGGAGCCCGCGCCTGACAGGGATAGCAGAGTCTCCTCTGCGCTGCCCAGGTTTCCCTCGCTTTTCTCCTCAGACTTCCCGCTTTCGAAACAACTGAAGCGATTCCCACCCAAAGCAGACTTCTCCGTCACCTCCATGTGGATGAGTGGGGAAACAGGGCTCATCTGCTTCCTTTTCACCGcgcactttctcctctctctcaccgttGTCCAGCTCTCGGTTGCCTCGGGCGCGGTGGGctttcccttctcctcctccacttgCTTATTCCAacttctgtcctcttctcctctctcctcgtgAGATGATGATGGCGTCTCACTCCCGCTCTCCTCTGACTCTCGCAgttctctctccatcactatctCATCCACAACCTCCTCAATGGCGCGTAGTTCCATGCCTTCTCCCTCATCTGGTCTTTTCCCGCCTTCCGCTCTTTTCCCGCTCACCGCTCTGGCGTAAGAGGGGACTGCCTTCGGGCAGTGACGGAACAGGTGGTCCTCTGAGTTACACAGACTGCAGCGCTTTGGCACGGTGCAATCCCTCATTGTGTGTCCAATAATTCCACAGTTTCTGCACCTTGTCTGTGTGCAGGCATCCGCGAGGTGCCCGTACGTGCTACACTTCCTGCAGAAACGAGGCTGCCCAGCATACATGAGGTAGCCCCTATCAGCACCGATGGAAAACGAAGCAGGAGGATGGCGGTATCCATCATGGCCGCTCTCGTCTTCCTTTAGCAGCACACGAAACTGCCTCTTCCCTGTCCAGATGCCTAGGGCGTCCTTAATGTCTCTCACTCCTGGCAAGATGGTCACATACCGGCTGAGATAGCACACTAACGTTTCTTCAGTGACCCAGGGGTTGAACATATGCACCGTTAGCACCCTCATATTGTGCCTGCACATGGACTCAACTTTAAAATCCACGAGGGAGGGTGCTGTCGCGTTCGCACGAAAGAGCCCCTTTACTTCCTCCAGCCGGGTGATGGTGTAGAACGACACATCGTAGAACTTCTCGGGTGTGTTCTGTTGCAGGCAGTGCACATCGTCTGCTGTCAGGCGTAGAGGTCCAAACAGCACTTCCTTTCCAAAACGAACTCTCTCCATCAAATTTTCCTTTCCTGTCCAATTAAAACGAAGCGTATTCTTTAGTCCAGCAGCCGCTGACTGTGACGTGGCCGATGACGACATCGCACCACTGAGGATCCCGCGAGAAAATGCAGTCGATCCTGctcttgatcttagccaaaaggccgagaagcgataccGCAATGCTTTCGGGAGGAAGGTGCCGTTCTCAGACACGTTAAATCCGGTAAAGGTTACACCTAAATGAGCGCTGTACACTTTACAACAAATATCAAAGATGATGCTATTTAAATAAAATGGTGGCATAGACTGGGAGTTGATCAACGTCGGGAAAAGACACTTTTCACTGTTACAATGTAACACATTGGTAGGTTCCAAAATGACGTGGACATCCGCCCTCCAATCTGAAACGAGACAAATCCTTATTGAGTTCAAACCAGTTTTACAGCTAAATTGGAATAATAATCTAGCAAATAGGGGTTGGAGAAATAATTAATATTGACATAACATGTTATCTTTTATATAATATCTCAGGAAGCGTCGATGCCACAAGGGAACTAAAATAATTGTCCACTTGGTGGCGCCAGACTTCCACCGACCGTCGCCTCTCCTATGTGGTCAATCAAAACGCATTTGAATGTTGAAccactttaaaaatatatttaactaggcaagtcaattcagaacaaattcttattttcaatgacggcctaggaacagtggattaactgccttgttcagggggcagaacaatagatttgtaccttgtcagctcagggatttgatccagcaacctctcagttactggcccaatgctcttactAGGCTATTTGCCTCCCCAGTTGACTTCAATACATACACCATCAACGCAAAAATAGCCTGTGTATTTTTAAATCTGTCTGTAGAGCCTTGCATGATAAGGTCATTGTAGGGAGGCCTTTATAAAGTTGCCCTCCTAAATTACTAGAGGCCAAACTTCAAAGATGTCCATGGCACTGGACTGCAGTGAGAGCTAGACCGACAATGCGTCCTACGGAGTGGTCCCGGCCTATGGTCCTGGCTGCCTAACTAAATGTGTGCTCAGCATAATACACTTTTGTAAACATGGCTCTGTTGAGGCATACTTTTACAATTAAGCTTAGTCGGTCACTACAGCAAACTTCATATCATGCACTTAAATTGCCATTACGCAGAAAATACTTTATATTGATGAATAAAAACTACActggtttgattcatcctgaaagttaggtttaggctactacatgatactgtccttgtacccatcatgaggttgctacaacctagcctatgaatgaaagtttacaatgtaggtgaaCACAGGTTGAGAGACTTTTGAGTAATCAAGATGACAGACAttattgacacattcaataccgccttgttCAATCTTGCCttcatctagctgatctagagtgtaatcattagtccaacatttgcaaatgagagtttccattggacaaattcaggtatgtttatccccgtttggTTCCGTTTGCTTTCgctttaagaaacgtttttcaacagaatcaacGGAATGAAtacacacccctgatcacacgcaaacacagatAATTTTCAAAACAGCACGATCCCTTTGATCGTGGGATAATTCCTTCTGGCACCtacgtgctctcctcctctcacctttaaccttcacttgtggacttcagtgcacaacacataagctgtctgtgaccaggcgaaaaaataCCTtaccaagccaaaccttcatatcataaccactaactgctacacacagcctacaatagagtaccacagtatgagtcataatacccataacacctagcggtcaaacagggaaatggttccaagtATTTTGGCAGAAATTCTCCCCCCACTTCTAATTTACTTCattttgtggctagagtcaaatactttctgtggcacatatctgagtcaaatactttctatacTACAAACGTCACGTCAGAATAGGCAACCCGAAAGGAATAATTGATGTATGTGTGTTACATTAAACATAGATGAGGGAGTAAAATGttggcaagcaataaacatttcagaaacCCCAACTACTAGTCGAATAAGATGATGAATTTTGATGATGAATTTTGGCAAAGAGAAGAAAACTGCAGagatacagtgaggcaaaaaagtatttagtcagccaccaattgtgcaagttctcccacttattttccaccataatttgcaaataaattcattaaaaaatcctacaatgtgattttctggattttttctctctcattttgtctgtcatagttgaagtgtacctgtgatgaaaattacaggcctctctcatctttttaagtgggagaacttgcacaattggtggcggacaaaatacttttttgccccactgtatattgactatgATAGCTGATATGAATGGTGAGTTGATCATCACATCAACGTTTATtcgtcacatgcacaggatacagggtgtaaacggtacagtgaagtgTTTACGTGCATCATataaacattacaatacaatacacccgGTCTCAGAAGCTAAGCAAGGTCAGGCCTGGTTagtccttggatgggagactgcctgggaataccaggtgctgtcaGCATTTTTGTCCCTCATGGTACTGTACTCTTGTACTATTTAAATCCGGAAACAACCTATTACAGTTTCTCAATCGTCTACAAGCATTTTTCTTGGAACAAGGTTGTCAAGTTTTTAGAACAGAGTCCATAAGACACAGAGCTGTTGCAAAACAGTAAATGGATTTTCAAAATGTAGACCATATATTAAAGGGATTTTTGGAATAGGGAGATGGAataggggcttgctccgtccactccacgcatcgacctggtattgcagtacctccaggAAAGGTGCACCCCCTGCCGTTGTAAAGGAAAAGTAGACCAAGTTAACCGGGTGGTTCTTTTATTAGAATCATGATGGATATTACATTTGAGGTAGTTaactagtgactccccatcccacaAGAGGGAGAGTAAttatcgactgacactaattagcataacgcaacggacatacatttccctagaaaatattcatattcatgaaaatcacaagtgaaatatattgagacacagcttagccttttgttaatcacccggtcatctcagattttcagaATATTCTTTACAGCCAAAGATAGACacgcatttgtgtaagtttatcgatagcctagcatagcattttgtccagctagcagcaggtaacttggtcacggaaatcagaaaagcaatcaaattaaatcgtttacctttgatgagcttcggatgttttcactaaggagactcccagttagatagaaaatgttccttttttccaaaaatattatttttgtaggagaaatagctccgttttttcttcacgtttggctgagaaatcgcccggcaATTGCGGTCACTGAAAACACCGAAAAATATtacaaattagctccataatatcgacagaaacatggcaaacgttgtttataatcaatcctcaagatgtttttcaaatatctattcgataatatatccaccgggacaattcgtttttcagtaggacagattggagtaatggctacctctgtattttacccGAGAGTCACTCTggcagcatcaggtgaccacttgcgcaatgtagccgctaaatgcgtaaaactacgtcacaatgctgtagacaccttggtgaatacggagaaaaagtaatctggttgatagcccattcactgctcaatacggacggacgcattggaacgcagcgctttcaaaacatgaggcacttccggattggatttttctcaggctttcgcctgcaacatcagttctgttttactcacagacaatatttttacagttttggaaactttagagtgttttctatcctaagctgtcaattatatgcatattctagcatcttgtcctgacaaaatatcccgtttactacgggaacgttatttttccaaaaatgaaaatagtcaATGTCAATGATGACTAGATAGTGTTGGTCAAGTCAGTCACCTATTCTATTGACTATGACAGCTGATATGAATGGTGAGTTGAtcatcaaatcaacatttatttgtcacgtgcacaggatacagggtgtaaacggtacagtgaaatgattacttgcaAGCTCTCCTAAACAAAAATATCCACAAATAGCTAAGTAATAAagttgttaaaaaaataaaatggctGATTGGAAATATATACACAATAACAATATACAGTATTAACTCTGTAATGTGTGTAAGTTATGTACTGGTGTCTTTACCTGTATGAGTGGCAGTCCATGTTATctgatgtacagtggggagaacaagtatttgatacactgacgatttttcaggttttcctactttaaaaaaattacaggcctctacatgctttgtacacttcaactgtgaaagacagaatctaaaacaaaaatccagaaaatcacattgtatgatttttaagtaattcatttgcattttattgcatgacataagtatttgatcacctaccaaccagtaagaattccggctctcacagacctgttagttttcctttaagaagccctcctgttctccactcattacctgtattaactgcacctgtttgaacttgttacctgtataaaagacacctgtccacacactcaatcaaacagactctaacctctccacaatggccaagaccagatagctgtgtaaggacatcagggttaaattgtagacctgcacaaggctgggatgggctacaggacaataggcaagcagcttggtgagaaggcaacaactgttggcgcaattattagaaaaatggaagaagttcaagatgacggtcaatcaccctcggtctggggctccatgcaagatctcacctagtGGGGCATCAACGATCATGAGGAAAGTGAGGGATCAGCCCcaaactacacggcaggacctggtcagagctgggaccacagtctcaaagaaaaccatcagtaacacactatgcagtcatggattaaaatcctgcagcacacgcaaggtccccctgctcaagccagcgcatgtccaggcccgtctgaagtttgccaatgtccatctggatgatccagagcaggaatgggagaaggtcatgtggtctgatgagacaaaaatatatatttttggtctaaactccactcgccgtgtttggatgaagaaggatgagtacaaccccaagaacatcatcccaaccgtgaagcatggaggtggaaacatcattctttggggatgcttttctgcaaaggggacaggacgactgcactgtattgaggggaggatggatggggccatgtatcgcgagatcttggccaacaacctccttccctcagtaagagcattgaagatgggtcatggctgtgtcttccagcatgacaacgacccgaaacacacagccagggcaactaaggagcggctccgtaagaagcatctcaaggtcctggagtggcctagccagtctccagacctgaacccaatagaaaatctttggagggagctgaaagtccgtattgcccagcgacagccccgaaacctgaaggatctggaggagtggaggagtctgtatggaggagtgggccaaaatccctgctgcagtgtgtgcaaacttggtcaagaactacaggaaacatatgatctctgtaattgcaaacaaaggcttctgtaccaaatattaagttctgcttttctgatgtatcaaatacttatgtcatgcaataaaatgctaattaattacttcaaaatcatacaatgtgatattctggattgttttagattccgtttctcacagttgaagtgtacttatgataaaaattagacctctacatgctttttttttttttacactagaAGCTGTCAATCTCTATTTAAATATTTCTGTAAAGCCAATATTGAAAGACATTTCAATTTGCGTGATgttttgttgtctctaccttcttgtcctttgtgctgttgtcattTGCCCAATGTTGgcaccctgttttgtgctgctaccatgttgtgttgctgcaatgttgtgttgctaccatgttgtgctgccatgttgtgttgctaccatgttgtgttgctaccatgctgtgttgtcatgtgtttctgccatgatgtgctgctaccatgctgtgttgtcatgtgtttctgccatgatgtgctgctaccatgctgtgttgtcatgtgtttctgtCATGCTatgttatctttggtctctctttatgtagtgttgtgttgtctctcttgtcatgtgtgttttgtcctagatTTATatttatcccagcccccgtccctgcaggaggcctttaaccttctggtaggccgtcattgtaaataagaatttgttcttaactgacttgccgagttaaataaaggtgaaataaaagttAAACAGAGAGGAATTGGAAGAGGTTCATTCCAGGGACTCATCAACTTTTTATCGTGTAGAAAGAGTTACTCCTTTGCTTACGGCCATACTAGCCTGAAACCGCCCGACCTCGGCTGCTAAGCAGGGTTGGGCTTGTTTAGTACTTGGCCGGctgactgcctgggaataccaggttcTGTACATTTCAGCATGGGGTGTCTTCTTTCCTTGTTTTATATTTAGAACATTCacattgtaatgaaacaggcagggagcaggtctcgaaccctcgaccttctagcccgaagtccagcgcgctatcgactgtgacGCAAAAGAAATGCTCGGGCGGCAGAGTCCGATATcctcgcttataaacccagggtcgttacaatgtTCTGTCAGATCCAATTTGTAAGAGGTGGTGTGGTTGAAACCCTCTGCCATTATAACACTTTATTAATGCTCCCTGACTTAACATGCCAGTATGGGACTCACCTATGAGTTAGTCTGGCTAACACAAagtcctgttgttgttgttgagagaaCCAACCAATGTGTCGGCTCCAATTCTGAGCAAATGCTGCCTTTTTTACAAAAGGCCTCCTGTCCAGACCAGTGTGTCACACCACTAAAATAACGTGTCTTAAAACATGGAAGGCGGTcgggaggaggcaagatcaggtcaaatcaaatcaaatttatatatatagcccttcgtacatctgctgatatctcaaagtgctgtacagaaacccagcctaaaaccccaaacagcaagcaatgcaggtgtagaagcacggtggctaggaaaaactccctagaaaggccaaaacctaggaagaaacctagagaggaaccaggctatgtggggtggccagtcctcttctggctgtgccgggtggagattataacagaacatggccaagatgttcaaatgttcataaatgaccagcatggtcgaataa
This window encodes:
- the LOC118943862 gene encoding uncharacterized protein LOC118943862, with product MPPFYLNSIIFDICCKVYSAHLGVTFTGFNVSENGTFLPKALRYRFSAFWLRSRAGSTAFSRGILSGAMSSSATSQSAAAGLKNTLRFNWTGKENLMERVRFGKEVLFGPLRLTADDVHCLQQNTPEKFYDVSFYTITRLEEVKGLFRANATAPSLVDFKVESMCRHNMRVLTVHMFNPWVTEETLVCYLSRYVTILPGVRDIKDALGIWTGKRQFRVLLKEDESGHDGYRHPPASFSIGADRGYLMYAGQPRFCRKCSTYGHLADACTQTRCRNCGIIGHTMRDCTVPKRCSLCNSEDHLFRHCPKAVPSYARAVSGKRAEGGKRPDEGEGMELRAIEEVVDEIVMERELRESEESGSETPSSSHEERGEEDRSWNKQVEEEKGKPTAPEATESWTTVRERRKCAVKRKQMSPVSPLIHMEVTEKSALGGNRFSCFESGKSEEKSEGNLGSAEETLLSLSGAGSIESSGLAPSGVPAPTQMEGEHEEEDSVFPTPILVDSPPTGDHRFPNRPPNELKYLK